In the genome of Rhodoplanes sp. Z2-YC6860, one region contains:
- a CDS encoding VOC family protein, with amino-acid sequence MKLTVRGVRSVEIEMSEPQRAADFYSRIWNLTEVARDNGSFWFRGTGHCHHILAIHPATKGPAIRRLVFDAANNDIVQSLHAKVASSGCTAEAPHALSGQGGGYGFGFVDVEGRNLAVVCGERDHADTADVRDRPRKIAHVNLNAAQLERSNAFLSDVLGFRKVDHSGPLHFFHCDSTDHSSMVMGAAATPTLNHVSFELPDLESCMRGGGRMRDAGYPIEWGPGRHGSGNNVFCYFAGPEEFPIEYTAEVLQIDDSYEFHGPEYWKWPPGRLDQWGITPPHTARWKRIQDLMLFPAGQHRL; translated from the coding sequence ATGAAACTGACTGTGCGTGGCGTCCGCAGCGTCGAGATCGAAATGAGCGAGCCGCAGCGGGCCGCCGATTTTTACAGCCGCATTTGGAATCTGACCGAGGTGGCGCGTGACAACGGCTCGTTCTGGTTTCGCGGCACCGGGCATTGCCATCACATCCTCGCCATTCACCCCGCGACCAAAGGCCCGGCGATCCGCCGCCTGGTGTTCGACGCAGCGAACAATGACATCGTTCAGTCTCTGCATGCCAAGGTGGCATCGAGCGGGTGCACCGCAGAAGCCCCGCATGCCTTGTCGGGCCAGGGCGGCGGCTATGGCTTCGGTTTCGTCGACGTCGAAGGCCGCAATCTCGCGGTGGTGTGCGGTGAGCGCGATCACGCCGACACCGCCGACGTTCGCGACCGACCGCGCAAGATCGCACACGTCAATCTCAACGCCGCGCAACTCGAGAGGAGCAACGCATTCCTTTCCGACGTGCTGGGCTTCCGCAAGGTCGACCACAGCGGTCCTCTGCACTTCTTCCATTGCGACAGCACCGACCATTCTTCGATGGTGATGGGCGCGGCGGCAACGCCGACACTCAATCATGTGTCGTTCGAATTGCCTGACCTCGAATCCTGCATGCGCGGCGGCGGCCGCATGCGCGACGCTGGCTATCCGATCGAATGGGGGCCGGGACGGCATGGGTCCGGCAACAACGTGTTCTGCTATTTTGCGGGTCCCGAGGAATTTCCGATCGAATACACCGCCGAGGTGCTGCAGATCGACGACAGTTACGAATTCCACGGCCCGGAATACTGGAAGTGGCCGCCCGGCCGACTCGACCAATGGGGCATCACGCCGCCGCACACGGCGCGCTGGAAGCGGATTCAGGATCTGATGCTGTTTCCGGCGGGGCAGCATCGGTTGTAA
- a CDS encoding MBL fold metallo-hydrolase, giving the protein MRIILLGTGAALPDPDRCHTSILLTLNNGRHFLLDCGHGATRQMMRVNVNPADVAHLLLTHLHHDHVCELPFFVISSWILSRPGALDIRGPQGTKQLVSHLFEGGAFDADIRARSAYPVRQANIDAVRPKVTEYEAGVIFEDNDIKITADHVDHIPPEISQCFGFRIEAEGKIVTFSGDTAPCDGITRLSRDADLLIHECTFTEAFIEHRRKSQVGTFSHTSPSELGQLAVDCRVKRLVATHIGHVDSLSPVLKRAAVKHMPVDLMGPQQIDEFVRDIRQTYGGPLQIAHDLMRIDL; this is encoded by the coding sequence ATGCGGATCATCCTGCTCGGCACTGGGGCTGCCCTACCCGACCCGGACCGTTGCCACACCTCGATCCTGCTGACGCTGAACAACGGCCGGCACTTCCTGCTCGACTGCGGCCATGGCGCGACGCGGCAGATGATGCGCGTCAACGTCAATCCGGCCGACGTCGCGCATCTCCTGCTGACGCACCTGCACCACGATCACGTCTGCGAACTGCCGTTTTTCGTGATCTCGAGCTGGATTCTGAGCCGGCCCGGCGCGCTCGACATTCGCGGACCGCAAGGCACGAAGCAGCTCGTGAGCCACCTGTTCGAGGGCGGCGCCTTCGACGCCGACATTCGGGCCCGCTCGGCCTATCCGGTGCGGCAGGCGAACATCGACGCGGTGCGGCCGAAGGTGACCGAATACGAGGCCGGCGTGATCTTCGAGGACAACGACATCAAGATCACGGCCGATCATGTCGATCATATTCCGCCGGAAATCTCGCAATGCTTCGGCTTCCGCATCGAGGCCGAAGGCAAGATCGTGACCTTCAGCGGCGACACGGCGCCCTGCGACGGCATCACGCGGCTATCGCGCGACGCCGATCTGCTGATCCATGAATGCACCTTCACGGAAGCCTTCATCGAGCATCGGCGGAAGTCGCAGGTCGGCACCTTCTCGCACACCAGCCCCAGCGAACTCGGCCAGCTTGCCGTGGACTGCCGCGTCAAGCGGCTGGTCGCCACCCACATCGGCCACGTCGATTCGTTGAGCCCGGTGCTCAAGCGCGCGGCGGTCAAGCACATGCCGGTCGATCTGATGGGACCGCAGCAGATCGACGAATTCGTCCGCGACATCCGCCAGACCTACGGCGGGCCGCTGCAAATCGCCCATGACCTGATGAGGATCGACCTCTAG
- a CDS encoding Bug family tripartite tricarboxylate transporter substrate binding protein: MSTRRSMVLLGLALVAGLSRASAAEFPERPITVIIPYAAGGAGDTITRLLSPVIERELGQPLVIDNRPGGGGMIGAQAVAKAAPDGHTLMVGAANNFVINQFLFPKVSFDPLTAFTLITKIADVPSVLYASLSAPSTLAEFIARAKANPGKLSYASPSVGTTPHLAVERLKQLTGIDLVHVPYRGAPPAMQALMADEVQLYLAGWGVGKAQVEARRVQALAVASRERVPSVPLPTAIESGVPDYVASNWWGLAAPRGTPQPVIDRIHRAALAALADPTIRQRLDDLAFVPAGDAPQKFLDDCKAEAKVWGETISRGKLAIE; encoded by the coding sequence ATGTCGACACGCCGATCGATGGTGCTATTGGGCCTTGCCCTGGTCGCGGGCCTGTCACGAGCGTCGGCCGCGGAATTTCCCGAGCGGCCGATCACCGTCATTATTCCTTACGCGGCCGGCGGTGCCGGCGACACGATCACCCGTCTCCTGTCGCCCGTCATCGAGCGAGAACTCGGGCAGCCGCTCGTCATCGACAACCGCCCGGGCGGCGGCGGAATGATCGGCGCGCAGGCCGTAGCCAAAGCAGCGCCGGATGGCCACACGCTCATGGTCGGCGCAGCCAACAATTTCGTCATCAATCAGTTTCTGTTTCCGAAGGTGTCGTTCGATCCGCTGACGGCGTTCACGCTGATCACCAAGATCGCGGACGTGCCCTCGGTGCTCTATGCAAGCCTCTCCGCGCCATCGACACTCGCAGAGTTCATCGCGCGGGCGAAGGCCAATCCGGGGAAGCTCAGCTACGCCTCGCCTAGCGTCGGAACGACGCCGCATCTCGCCGTCGAACGGTTGAAGCAGCTGACCGGCATCGATCTGGTGCATGTGCCCTATCGCGGTGCGCCGCCCGCCATGCAGGCGCTGATGGCTGACGAGGTGCAGCTTTATCTGGCCGGCTGGGGCGTCGGCAAAGCCCAGGTCGAAGCGCGGCGCGTGCAGGCTCTTGCGGTCGCGAGCCGCGAACGCGTGCCGAGCGTGCCGCTGCCCACCGCCATCGAAAGCGGCGTACCGGACTATGTCGCGTCGAACTGGTGGGGGCTGGCTGCGCCGCGTGGAACGCCGCAGCCGGTCATCGACAGGATTCACCGTGCAGCCTTGGCAGCGCTGGCCGATCCGACGATCCGCCAACGCCTGGACGATTTGGCTTTCGTGCCGGCCGGCGACGCACCGCAGAAATTCCTCGACGATTGCAAAGCCGAAGCCAAGGTCTGGGGCGAGACCATCAGCCGCGGCAAGCTCGCGATCGAGTGA
- a CDS encoding 2OG-Fe(II) oxygenase, producing the protein MRATVASRKNASASVISERVGALDWSAIAGELDAHGCAVIGPLLTPEECEALAALYPADEPFRSRVIMARHGFGRGEYKYFAYPLPGVIAELRTALYPRLATVANRWNETMGVEVRYPDGHGSYLDRCHKAGQPKPTPLLLQYGPGDYNCLHQDLYGENVFPLQATVLLSRPGDDFAGGEFMLTEQRPRMQSRAEVVPLSQGEIVIFPVHHRPVQGTRGTYRVNMRHGVSRVREGRRHTLGIIFHDAK; encoded by the coding sequence ATGCGAGCCACCGTCGCCAGCCGCAAGAACGCATCCGCGTCTGTTATTTCCGAGCGCGTCGGAGCGCTCGACTGGAGCGCGATCGCCGGCGAACTGGACGCCCATGGCTGTGCCGTCATTGGGCCGCTGCTGACGCCCGAGGAATGCGAGGCACTCGCCGCGCTTTATCCCGCCGATGAGCCATTTCGCAGCCGGGTGATCATGGCGCGGCACGGCTTCGGCCGCGGCGAGTACAAATATTTCGCCTATCCGCTGCCAGGGGTCATCGCGGAGCTGCGCACCGCGCTTTATCCGCGGCTCGCAACGGTCGCCAATCGCTGGAACGAGACGATGGGCGTCGAGGTCCGTTATCCGGACGGCCACGGCAGCTATCTCGATCGCTGCCACAAGGCCGGTCAGCCCAAGCCCACGCCGCTGCTCCTCCAATACGGCCCGGGCGACTACAACTGTCTGCACCAGGACCTCTATGGCGAGAATGTTTTTCCGTTACAGGCGACCGTGCTGCTGTCGCGACCGGGCGACGACTTCGCGGGCGGCGAATTCATGCTCACCGAACAGCGTCCGCGGATGCAATCGCGCGCCGAGGTGGTGCCACTCTCGCAGGGCGAGATCGTGATCTTTCCGGTTCATCACCGGCCGGTGCAGGGCACCCGCGGCACTTATCGGGTTAACATGCGCCATGGCGTCAGCCGCGTCCGCGAGGGCCGCCGGCACACGCTTGGGATCATCTTTCATGACGCGAAGTAG
- the ctrA gene encoding response regulator transcription factor CtrA, translating to MRVLLIEDDSATAQSIELMLKSESFNVYTTDLGEEGVDLGKLYDYDIILLDLNLPDMSGFEVLRSLRVSKVKTPILILSGLAGIEDKVKGLGFGADDYMTKPFHKDELIARIHAIVRRSKGHAQSVINTGDLTVNLDQKTVEVSGARVHLTGKEYQMLELLSLRKGTTLTKEMFLNHLYGGMDEPELKIIDVFICKLRKKLANASNGKNYIETVWGRGYVLREPSESDERIPA from the coding sequence GCGCCACTGCGCAATCGATTGAGCTCATGCTCAAGTCCGAGAGCTTTAACGTCTACACGACGGATCTCGGCGAAGAGGGCGTCGATCTCGGCAAACTCTACGACTACGACATCATCCTGCTCGACCTGAACCTGCCGGACATGTCCGGCTTCGAGGTTCTGCGGTCGCTGCGGGTCTCCAAGGTCAAGACTCCGATCCTGATCCTGTCCGGCCTCGCCGGCATCGAGGACAAGGTGAAGGGCCTGGGCTTCGGCGCCGACGACTACATGACCAAGCCGTTTCACAAGGACGAGCTGATCGCGCGCATCCACGCGATCGTGCGCCGCTCCAAGGGTCATGCGCAGTCGGTCATCAACACCGGCGACCTCACCGTCAATCTCGACCAGAAGACGGTGGAAGTCTCCGGCGCCCGCGTGCACCTCACGGGCAAGGAATACCAGATGCTGGAGCTGCTTTCGCTCCGCAAGGGCACGACGCTGACCAAGGAGATGTTCCTCAACCATCTCTACGGCGGCATGGACGAGCCCGAACTCAAGATCATCGACGTGTTCATCTGCAAGCTCCGCAAGAAGCTCGCGAACGCCTCGAACGGCAAGAACTACATCGAGACGGTTTGGGGCCGCGGCTACGTGCTGCGCGAGCCGAGCGAGTCCGACGAGCGGATTCCAGCGTAA
- a CDS encoding Bug family tripartite tricarboxylate transporter substrate binding protein — MLPRFSIALLLLSLVVAPSLAQTVTVVVPTGAGAAPDLLARKVGQDLAPRLGNSFVVENRPGAAGMIGATTVARSSPDGHTLLLAWDGMMAVNPALYPQINYNPQTDFLPIAALGRVEFVLVAHPSFAPNTLAELIAAAKAAPAKFNYGSAGVGEVHHIAMAALAAQAGIQLTHVPYKGGPAELNDIMGGHVPFGFIGLTPALPLLKSGTIKAIAVLGQRRSEHLPTVPTVAETLPGYSIEGSWLGLFAPAGTPSEVVQRLNSETNKLIKERQFIDFVVGQGMVPMELSVAQFAELIRSDTARFRDIITKLGIHIN, encoded by the coding sequence ATGCTCCCGAGATTTTCGATTGCACTGCTATTGCTCTCGCTCGTCGTTGCTCCCTCGCTCGCTCAAACGGTGACCGTCGTCGTTCCAACCGGCGCGGGCGCCGCGCCTGACCTTCTGGCCCGAAAGGTGGGACAAGACCTCGCGCCCAGGCTTGGCAACTCCTTCGTTGTCGAAAACCGGCCGGGTGCTGCAGGGATGATCGGCGCCACCACCGTTGCGCGTTCTTCACCGGACGGGCACACGCTCCTGCTCGCCTGGGACGGCATGATGGCCGTCAACCCGGCGCTTTATCCGCAGATCAACTACAACCCGCAAACGGACTTTCTGCCCATTGCCGCGCTCGGCCGTGTCGAGTTCGTATTGGTCGCGCATCCTTCGTTTGCGCCAAACACGCTTGCCGAACTGATTGCGGCGGCAAAGGCCGCGCCCGCAAAGTTCAACTATGGGTCGGCGGGCGTGGGAGAGGTTCACCACATCGCGATGGCCGCGCTCGCCGCGCAGGCCGGCATTCAGCTGACCCACGTACCCTACAAAGGTGGCCCGGCCGAGCTCAACGACATCATGGGTGGCCACGTGCCATTTGGCTTCATCGGTCTGACGCCGGCGCTGCCGCTGCTGAAAAGCGGAACGATCAAGGCGATCGCGGTGCTGGGGCAGCGGCGTTCAGAGCATCTGCCCACGGTCCCGACCGTCGCGGAGACATTGCCTGGATATTCGATCGAAGGTTCATGGCTGGGGCTGTTCGCGCCGGCCGGAACGCCAAGTGAAGTCGTTCAACGGCTGAATTCGGAAACGAACAAACTGATCAAGGAAAGGCAGTTCATCGATTTCGTGGTTGGCCAAGGCATGGTGCCGATGGAATTGAGCGTCGCGCAATTCGCGGAATTGATCCGGTCGGACACCGCGAGATTTCGGGACATCATCACCAAACTTGGCATCCATATCAATTGA
- a CDS encoding LysR substrate-binding domain-containing protein codes for MSLSLKTRHLQVFLAVAKTGSMQRASREAHLSQPAISKLIGELEDTLGAPLFERSRRGVIPTECGQALIGRAQLVLNDLENARDEIASIARGVAGRVRVGVLPVAEARLLSTTLLALRKTAPGLAVQIEDGTRDVMLSALRRGEIDCVIGRLDAGTGERDLHIEKLIQLPIAIVASPSHPLTRKRRPSWPDLLAYPWILPPRGAPIRAAIEREFTDLGLAPPVPAIESTSFRLVQAVVSETDMIGVITYEASLGYTRSGELAVLPIKLSGRLPHIGVITRMPVVSKALGTFLDTLRRECRTALRSPEAS; via the coding sequence ATGTCCCTCTCGCTCAAGACGCGCCATCTCCAGGTCTTCCTCGCCGTTGCCAAGACCGGCAGCATGCAGCGCGCCTCGCGCGAAGCGCATCTCAGTCAGCCGGCGATCAGCAAGCTGATCGGAGAACTGGAGGACACGCTGGGCGCGCCGTTGTTCGAACGGAGCCGGCGCGGGGTCATCCCGACCGAATGCGGCCAGGCGCTGATCGGACGCGCGCAACTCGTGCTCAACGATCTCGAGAACGCCAGGGACGAGATTGCATCGATTGCGCGCGGCGTTGCCGGCCGCGTCCGTGTCGGCGTGCTGCCGGTTGCGGAGGCGCGGCTTCTCTCCACCACGCTCCTGGCGCTGCGCAAGACCGCGCCCGGGCTTGCGGTTCAGATCGAGGATGGCACGCGCGACGTCATGCTCAGCGCACTTCGCCGCGGCGAGATCGATTGCGTGATCGGCCGCCTCGATGCCGGCACCGGGGAACGTGATCTGCACATCGAGAAGCTGATCCAGCTGCCGATCGCCATCGTGGCGAGCCCATCGCATCCGCTGACGCGAAAGCGGCGGCCGTCGTGGCCCGATCTGTTGGCCTATCCGTGGATCCTGCCGCCGCGCGGCGCGCCCATCCGTGCGGCGATCGAGCGCGAATTCACCGATCTCGGACTGGCGCCGCCGGTCCCGGCCATCGAGTCCACGTCATTCCGGCTGGTTCAGGCGGTGGTGTCGGAGACCGACATGATTGGCGTCATCACCTACGAGGCGTCGCTCGGCTATACGCGCAGCGGCGAGCTTGCGGTGCTGCCGATCAAGCTTTCCGGACGTCTGCCGCATATCGGCGTCATCACCCGGATGCCGGTGGTGTCGAAAGCACTCGGCACCTTTCTGGACACGCTGCGGCGGGAATGCCGGACCGCGCTGCGATCGCCCGAAGCTTCTTGA